Proteins co-encoded in one Waddlia chondrophila WSU 86-1044 genomic window:
- a CDS encoding YggS family pyridoxal phosphate-dependent enzyme, translated as MSVIDNYHALISDIGNTVRKAGRDPSEVSLIAVTKGFSLEHVLPAYKAGARGFGENRVQEALPKIEKAPKDIEWHLIGTLQKNKVRKVIGKFSLIHSVDSLELAQKISETSLVCNTVTPVLLQANTSGEQSKHGLQSEEWIANWDSLLELEGIDLQGLMTIAPFVDDEKVIRRCFRALRQLRDRLQAMAGNKCTLKHLSMGMSHDYRLAINEGATQLRIGSAIFH; from the coding sequence ATGAGCGTTATCGACAATTATCACGCACTGATTTCCGATATTGGAAACACAGTCAGAAAAGCAGGAAGAGATCCCTCGGAAGTCAGTTTGATTGCTGTGACGAAAGGGTTTTCTTTGGAGCATGTCCTGCCTGCTTATAAGGCTGGAGCAAGAGGGTTTGGTGAAAATCGCGTTCAGGAAGCGCTTCCCAAAATTGAAAAAGCTCCAAAAGACATTGAGTGGCACCTCATCGGAACTCTTCAAAAAAACAAAGTGCGCAAAGTCATTGGCAAATTTTCTCTTATCCATTCGGTCGATTCCCTGGAATTGGCGCAGAAAATTTCTGAGACAAGCTTAGTTTGCAATACTGTAACGCCAGTGTTATTGCAGGCTAATACTTCCGGCGAGCAATCAAAACATGGACTTCAATCAGAGGAATGGATCGCTAACTGGGACTCTTTGCTTGAGTTAGAAGGGATTGATTTGCAAGGATTGATGACCATTGCTCCTTTTGTCGATGACGAAAAGGTGATAAGAAGGTGTTTTCGGGCACTGAGGCAGTTGCGGGACCGTTTGCAAGCAATGGCTGGCAACAAGTGCACTCTGAAGCATTTATCGATGGGAATGAGCCATGATTATCGCCTTGCAATCAACGAAGGGGCGACGCAGCTTCGCATAGGCAGTGCTATTTTTCACTAA
- a CDS encoding pyruvate dehydrogenase complex E1 component subunit beta gives MTTQTVEIREALRQALDEEMERDSTVFVMGEEVGEYNGAYKVTKGMLDKWGPKRVIDTPIAELGFAGLGIGAALCGLRPVVEFMSFNFSFVAADQLISNAPKMYYMSGNRFSCPIVFRGPNGAAAQVSSQHSHCVEALYSNIPGLIVLAPSNAYDHKGLLKSAIRNNNPVLFLENELSYGDKMEIPTEEYLVPIGKAKVVREGTDLTLVSHSRMVQLCEEAAKELSKKGINVELIDLRTIKPLDIATVAQSVRKTNRCVVVEEGHIFAGIGAEVGFQVMEHCFDFLDAPIERVAQRETPMPYSKVLERETLPTVDRILYSCKKALNI, from the coding sequence ATGACTACGCAGACAGTTGAAATACGAGAAGCGCTGAGGCAGGCTCTTGATGAAGAGATGGAAAGGGATTCGACAGTTTTTGTCATGGGCGAAGAGGTTGGAGAGTATAACGGCGCCTATAAAGTGACAAAGGGAATGTTGGATAAGTGGGGTCCTAAGCGCGTAATTGATACCCCGATTGCAGAACTTGGGTTTGCCGGTTTGGGAATTGGAGCAGCTTTGTGTGGATTACGCCCTGTTGTGGAGTTCATGAGTTTTAATTTCTCTTTTGTTGCCGCAGATCAGCTTATTTCCAATGCTCCCAAAATGTACTACATGTCCGGTAATCGATTTTCTTGCCCTATTGTTTTTCGCGGCCCAAACGGTGCTGCTGCGCAGGTATCCAGTCAGCACTCTCATTGTGTGGAGGCGCTCTATAGCAATATTCCCGGTCTTATCGTCCTTGCTCCCAGTAATGCTTACGATCACAAAGGGTTGCTAAAATCGGCAATTCGCAATAATAATCCCGTTCTTTTTTTGGAAAACGAGCTTTCTTATGGAGATAAGATGGAGATTCCGACAGAAGAGTACCTGGTACCGATCGGAAAAGCGAAAGTCGTGAGGGAGGGAACGGATTTGACGCTGGTTTCTCATAGTCGTATGGTACAGTTGTGCGAGGAAGCGGCTAAAGAGCTTTCAAAAAAAGGGATAAACGTAGAACTAATTGACTTGAGGACGATTAAGCCTTTGGATATTGCCACTGTTGCCCAATCGGTGAGAAAGACAAACCGCTGTGTCGTTGTGGAAGAGGGGCACATATTTGCCGGAATCGGCGCTGAAGTTGGTTTTCAGGTGATGGAGCATTGTTTTGATTTTCTTGATGCTCCGATAGAGCGTGTTGCGCAGAGGGAGACGCCGATGCCTTACTCGAAAGTTTTGGAAAGGGAGACATTGCCTACAGTCGATCGAATCCTCTATTCATGCAAAAAAGCTTTAAACATTTAG
- a CDS encoding ankyrin repeat domain-containing protein, with amino-acid sequence MSISLSQEKSFEVNIEILNALNSDSPLELKMLSAAGISSDKIKKIYKKSTSKTRSVKDNYKAFAKWKKVHKRSEDKISAALREVFQFEKPEKTALEIELFLKAGGTLGQVRNFLFREALPTSTTQQITFLENVSLIANLETMSPETQKTSTQSVFWLSGNHFDLLPTETVEELKLKLARKFSTDTTFILTAATTGHEKLARMVIGEIDDLSKQHQILLKTIQSGDQGQLRALLKAGFNPNAVDLDSNSLLISAILEKQLWAIPVLLEYGTHSNRENNQGITPIHYAVNFGLKKEVRLLVEQGANINHQTSSGTTALHRIKNIKSTPFEKMEMWNLLIKLGADPTIQDLHKGQKSNTPLGTILHWGEIGIVREAFKGYPAIIDIAAQNVNGSRIKKLMETAFELTEPRSSSPYFFPLEIPFLLQSHPLASAMTALMSKEDIEAEIAKIRKKYPYIPLRVLSEASVETNKSYVLNFGETIANKTPSDVKDDASRTKKVARLIEMLDHVLKYRKNSTFRDANGRSFTPIELREKMVCLVEDIKNRQPKPGTPSHEKPDELENWYRYLEATLCEIIDLIDRENDEQSSKEDPAPNAATIIEIALTGGNCGGWYMGEAQKIKQQKKQENFDLPNQVFIVLRNLHERICQSFVDPNDHQNTHVMNLVYQVIDEAAGIDTAQKAARFYFLDPIPALDREGQSLIINEIYWKEFNPSQIVDEVLFAIHVECSINKELVIDWLKENVPAEWEKETFKAIKKDLAQAKTPEDQWKILSEKYGILMKTPRPFDQQVFPYLIKKHSELNESYQKALRIAASMQARPQTAVKFIEQRMHIKLDPSQPLEEQLRKYFLKQMPQKDQLLYKGILQSVSNKSYEEAATLLKAEGISADPLPNIEKEIKQWKSFSFLSAMVKESGEISREAIVYLLTEMKVLEGVVN; translated from the coding sequence ATGAGTATTAGCCTTTCTCAAGAAAAATCCTTCGAAGTCAATATTGAAATTTTAAATGCATTAAACAGCGATTCTCCTTTAGAGCTGAAAATGTTGTCGGCTGCGGGAATTTCTTCTGATAAAATCAAAAAGATCTACAAAAAATCTACTTCGAAAACGCGATCTGTCAAAGACAATTACAAAGCGTTCGCCAAATGGAAAAAAGTCCATAAAAGAAGTGAAGACAAAATCTCTGCTGCATTAAGAGAGGTTTTTCAGTTCGAAAAACCGGAAAAAACCGCTCTTGAAATTGAGCTGTTTTTAAAAGCTGGAGGAACACTGGGACAGGTGAGGAATTTTCTCTTCAGAGAAGCTCTTCCAACATCGACGACTCAACAGATCACATTTCTGGAAAATGTCTCGCTGATCGCCAACCTTGAAACGATGAGTCCTGAAACTCAAAAAACATCGACGCAATCTGTTTTTTGGCTATCTGGTAATCACTTCGATCTCTTGCCGACTGAAACGGTGGAAGAGTTAAAGCTTAAGCTTGCCCGTAAATTTTCCACCGACACAACCTTTATCCTCACCGCAGCAACGACAGGGCATGAAAAACTTGCCCGCATGGTGATCGGCGAAATCGATGATCTTTCGAAACAACATCAAATTCTTTTAAAAACCATCCAATCAGGAGACCAAGGCCAACTTAGAGCTCTTCTCAAAGCAGGCTTTAATCCAAATGCTGTCGATTTAGACTCTAACAGCCTGCTAATCTCTGCGATCCTTGAAAAGCAGCTCTGGGCAATTCCTGTCCTTCTTGAATACGGCACACACTCAAACAGAGAAAACAACCAAGGGATCACACCCATCCACTACGCTGTGAACTTCGGATTGAAAAAAGAGGTTCGCCTTCTTGTTGAACAAGGAGCAAACATCAACCACCAAACATCTTCGGGAACAACAGCGCTTCATAGAATAAAAAACATCAAATCCACCCCTTTCGAGAAAATGGAGATGTGGAACCTATTGATCAAACTGGGTGCAGATCCGACAATTCAAGATCTTCACAAAGGTCAAAAAAGCAATACTCCCTTAGGAACAATTCTTCATTGGGGAGAGATCGGAATTGTACGGGAAGCATTTAAAGGGTATCCGGCAATCATCGATATTGCCGCTCAAAATGTGAATGGTAGTAGAATAAAAAAGCTGATGGAAACAGCCTTCGAGCTGACTGAACCAAGATCAAGCTCTCCCTATTTTTTCCCCCTTGAAATCCCCTTTCTTCTACAAAGCCATCCGTTAGCTTCTGCGATGACAGCTCTTATGTCAAAAGAAGATATCGAGGCCGAGATCGCTAAAATTCGAAAAAAATATCCTTATATTCCTTTGAGAGTACTTTCAGAAGCTTCTGTGGAAACGAACAAAAGTTACGTCTTGAATTTTGGAGAAACAATTGCAAATAAAACTCCATCCGATGTGAAAGATGACGCCTCGCGCACAAAGAAAGTCGCACGTTTAATTGAGATGCTTGATCATGTGCTCAAATATCGAAAAAACTCTACATTCAGAGATGCTAACGGAAGATCATTTACTCCTATAGAGCTTAGGGAAAAAATGGTCTGTTTGGTGGAAGATATCAAAAATCGACAGCCTAAACCAGGTACTCCATCTCACGAAAAACCTGATGAACTGGAAAATTGGTATCGATACCTGGAGGCTACGCTTTGTGAAATCATTGATCTCATTGACCGGGAAAATGATGAGCAATCATCTAAGGAAGATCCAGCTCCCAATGCAGCTACGATCATTGAAATTGCGTTAACCGGCGGCAACTGCGGCGGTTGGTACATGGGGGAAGCGCAAAAGATCAAGCAGCAAAAAAAACAAGAGAATTTCGATCTGCCCAATCAAGTTTTTATTGTTCTTAGAAATCTTCATGAAAGGATCTGTCAAAGCTTTGTCGATCCGAATGACCATCAAAATACGCACGTGATGAACCTTGTCTATCAAGTGATCGATGAAGCTGCAGGCATCGATACAGCTCAAAAAGCTGCAAGGTTTTATTTCTTAGACCCGATTCCTGCTTTAGATCGAGAAGGGCAAAGTCTGATCATCAATGAAATCTACTGGAAAGAGTTTAATCCGTCTCAAATCGTAGACGAAGTGCTTTTTGCCATTCATGTTGAATGCAGCATCAATAAAGAACTTGTCATTGACTGGCTGAAGGAAAATGTGCCTGCCGAATGGGAAAAAGAAACATTTAAAGCAATAAAAAAAGACCTTGCCCAAGCAAAAACTCCTGAAGATCAATGGAAAATATTAAGCGAAAAATATGGCATTTTAATGAAAACACCGCGCCCCTTCGACCAGCAGGTGTTTCCATATTTGATAAAAAAACATTCCGAACTCAACGAAAGCTATCAAAAAGCTTTGAGGATTGCCGCTTCCATGCAAGCAAGGCCTCAAACGGCTGTTAAGTTCATTGAACAGAGGATGCACATCAAACTTGATCCTAGTCAACCGCTTGAGGAGCAACTGCGGAAATATTTTCTTAAGCAAATGCCGCAAAAAGACCAGCTTCTTTACAAAGGGATTCTTCAATCTGTGAGTAACAAGTCATATGAAGAAGCTGCAACATTGTTAAAAGCTGAAGGTATCAGTGCAGATCCGCTTCCGAATATTGAAAAGGAAATTAAGCAGTGGAAATCGTTTAGTTTCCTTTCTGCTATGGTCAAAGAGTCGGGCGAAATTTCCCGAGAAGCAATCGTATATCTATTGACTGAGATGAAGGTATTAGAGGGTGTCGTCAATTAG
- the pdhA gene encoding pyruvate dehydrogenase (acetyl-transferring) E1 component subunit alpha, producing the protein MVLRNQKNGCGHFFPCDNEKVSKRLGKEALLEALKKMVRIRNFELRAESAYLQGKIGGFFHSYMGQEAIQTAAVDAFGINHWWITSYRCHALALLLGATTDELMSELFGRANGNALGRGGSMHLYTDRLLGGFGIVTGQVPIATGAAFALKYQEIKDQAAICFLGDGAVAQGSFHESLNLASLWDLPIVYVIENNRWGMGTAVNRAISINRLAEDSAPAYNMKAYTVNGMDYMNCHALFEEVKEEVLKTSRPVLIEAVTERFRGHSISDPGLYRTKEALKEGMKKDPIQELKNFLEEKGWIDEEAFKEMDKEMRETMVASLKHADESPWPDPVVLEEDVYAP; encoded by the coding sequence ATGGTTTTGCGGAATCAGAAAAATGGCTGCGGTCACTTTTTTCCTTGCGATAATGAAAAAGTGAGCAAGCGCTTAGGCAAAGAGGCTTTGCTTGAAGCGCTCAAAAAGATGGTGCGGATCCGCAATTTTGAATTGCGTGCGGAGTCCGCGTATCTGCAAGGGAAAATTGGAGGATTTTTTCACTCCTATATGGGGCAGGAGGCGATTCAGACGGCGGCAGTCGATGCTTTTGGCATTAATCATTGGTGGATCACATCTTATCGATGCCATGCATTGGCGCTTCTTCTAGGGGCAACGACTGATGAATTGATGTCTGAGCTTTTTGGGCGTGCGAACGGGAATGCCCTTGGGCGAGGTGGATCGATGCATCTGTATACCGACCGTCTGTTGGGCGGGTTTGGGATTGTCACAGGTCAGGTGCCGATTGCTACCGGAGCTGCCTTTGCTTTGAAATACCAGGAGATCAAGGACCAGGCGGCGATCTGTTTTTTAGGAGACGGAGCTGTTGCCCAAGGGTCTTTTCATGAGTCGTTGAACCTTGCTTCGCTCTGGGATTTGCCAATTGTTTATGTGATTGAGAACAATCGTTGGGGGATGGGAACAGCTGTTAATCGGGCGATCAGCATCAACCGTCTTGCTGAAGACAGCGCTCCTGCATACAACATGAAGGCTTACACCGTCAATGGCATGGACTACATGAATTGCCACGCTCTTTTTGAAGAAGTGAAAGAGGAAGTTTTGAAAACTTCCAGGCCGGTATTAATCGAGGCGGTTACGGAGCGTTTCAGGGGGCATTCGATCTCTGATCCGGGATTATACCGTACCAAAGAAGCGTTGAAAGAGGGAATGAAAAAAGATCCTATTCAGGAATTGAAAAACTTCCTGGAGGAAAAGGGATGGATCGATGAGGAAGCTTTTAAAGAGATGGATAAGGAGATGCGTGAGACCATGGTTGCTTCTCTTAAACATGCTGACGAGAGCCCTTGGCCCGACCCTGTGGTATTAGAAGAGGATGTATACGCACCATGA
- a CDS encoding IS630 family transposase: MKILLVAKSTSQHAVSMQFLTKQEREQLQAQHRFERDRRICDRIKAILLYDKGWTFPEIAEALLLSEGAIRNHIKEYQSHKKLRPEGGGSMEKLSDSESSELEKHLLEYTYLHVTSIVAYVNVRFGHHYSIPGMTSWLKRHGFSYKKPKLVPGKADKDEQQKWIDAYAKFKANLPGDETICFTDGVHPTHNVQLGYGWIKKGVDKLIPANTGRSRLNLTGSIDILSYKVFLQEDKTLNADATIRFFQSLEQHYSGKTRIHVFCDNAPYYRNREVTKYLKNSKIQLHFLPPYSPNLNPIERLWKWMKETVVYNTYYSDFYEFRQAIFGFFRTLSGLDPGSTLGSCFRSRVGDRFRAMGAPATP, from the coding sequence ATGAAAATTTTACTTGTTGCTAAATCGACTTCCCAGCATGCTGTTAGCATGCAATTTCTCACAAAACAAGAAAGAGAACAACTTCAGGCACAACATCGATTCGAAAGAGATCGACGTATTTGCGATCGTATTAAGGCAATACTGCTTTACGATAAAGGGTGGACCTTTCCGGAGATTGCCGAAGCTCTGCTACTCTCTGAGGGTGCTATTCGTAATCATATCAAAGAATATCAGAGCCATAAAAAATTACGGCCTGAAGGTGGCGGCAGCATGGAAAAGCTTTCTGATTCAGAATCCAGTGAACTCGAGAAGCACTTGCTTGAATACACCTATCTCCACGTTACCAGCATTGTTGCATATGTGAACGTGAGATTTGGCCATCATTATTCGATACCAGGAATGACATCTTGGCTTAAAAGACATGGATTTTCTTACAAAAAACCCAAGCTTGTGCCAGGAAAAGCCGACAAAGATGAACAGCAGAAATGGATCGACGCATATGCAAAATTCAAGGCAAATCTTCCTGGTGATGAAACGATTTGCTTCACGGACGGTGTTCACCCTACTCACAACGTTCAACTTGGATATGGATGGATTAAAAAAGGTGTAGACAAACTGATACCTGCAAATACAGGTAGATCCAGACTTAATTTGACCGGTTCCATTGATATCCTATCTTACAAAGTATTTCTTCAAGAGGACAAAACGTTAAATGCTGATGCGACTATCCGCTTTTTTCAGTCTCTTGAACAACATTATTCAGGGAAAACCCGGATACACGTTTTCTGTGATAATGCCCCATATTATCGGAACCGGGAGGTTACAAAATATCTAAAAAATTCTAAAATTCAACTCCACTTTCTCCCTCCCTATAGCCCAAACTTGAACCCAATCGAACGACTGTGGAAGTGGATGAAAGAAACAGTGGTTTATAATACGTACTACTCGGATTTCTATGAGTTCCGTCAAGCAATTTTTGGGTTTTTCCGTACTTTATCGGGTCTAGATCCTGGGAGCACTTTAGGGAGTTGTTTTAGATCTCGAGTTGGAGATAGATTCCGAGCAATGGGGGCTCCCGCCACCCCCTAA
- a CDS encoding type II toxin-antitoxin system PemK/MazF family toxin translates to MALKKNHPLQGEIWLFDPDPVKGNEIGKKVRPALVVSNNLMNKGASGLIIVVPITSKDKKIPSHIRIDPPEGGVNLSSFAVCEQVRSISKNRLVKRLGKIQSVTVLKEVGSWLNDLLWMDI, encoded by the coding sequence ATGGCTTTGAAGAAGAATCATCCTCTTCAGGGTGAAATTTGGCTTTTTGACCCCGATCCGGTTAAAGGAAATGAGATCGGGAAGAAGGTTCGTCCTGCTCTTGTTGTCTCTAATAACCTGATGAATAAAGGAGCATCGGGTCTTATTATTGTTGTCCCTATCACAAGCAAAGACAAAAAAATTCCCTCGCATATTCGCATTGATCCACCAGAAGGCGGAGTTAACCTTTCTAGTTTTGCTGTATGCGAGCAAGTTCGGTCTATTAGCAAAAATAGGCTTGTCAAAAGGTTGGGCAAAATTCAATCCGTAACAGTGCTTAAGGAAGTAGGTTCATGGTTGAACGATCTTCTTTGGATGGACATCTAA
- a CDS encoding monothiol bacilliredoxin BrxC family protein: protein MSFRDRLYELTTPEEVDSFLSVNPNCALFKAGGCHKTMQGFGVVEKMMGSRGELPVGLVKVIDHRPASNHIAELTGIVHESPQFILFKEGKAVYDVDNWDIIPESLEVALIKHFGPVAPGDAAAAEANGDIEQYIRLLEEYLEGRMDEQSFTHEWLETFRSDNSLRSTEEFNLLNSLFGDVDMAYASIINEGAPVCNTLKVRAESLLQQIASR, encoded by the coding sequence ATGAGTTTTCGTGATAGACTGTATGAATTAACCACACCGGAAGAAGTCGATTCTTTCTTAAGCGTTAACCCTAACTGCGCACTGTTTAAAGCTGGAGGATGCCATAAAACAATGCAAGGTTTTGGAGTTGTCGAAAAGATGATGGGATCTAGAGGAGAGTTGCCGGTTGGGCTCGTCAAGGTGATCGATCATCGGCCAGCTTCCAATCACATTGCCGAGTTGACAGGCATCGTGCACGAGTCCCCTCAATTCATCCTGTTTAAAGAGGGTAAAGCTGTCTATGATGTTGACAATTGGGATATTATTCCCGAATCTCTCGAAGTGGCGCTGATTAAACATTTCGGTCCGGTGGCTCCAGGTGATGCGGCAGCAGCTGAAGCAAACGGCGATATTGAACAGTATATTCGGTTGCTTGAGGAATATTTAGAGGGCCGTATGGATGAGCAAAGTTTTACTCATGAATGGCTGGAAACATTTCGTTCAGATAACAGTTTAAGATCTACAGAAGAGTTCAATCTTCTCAATAGCTTATTCGGCGATGTGGATATGGCGTATGCTTCGATCATCAATGAGGGAGCTCCTGTTTGCAACACCTTGAAAGTTAGAGCTGAAAGCTTGTTGCAACAGATCGCTTCACGCTGA
- a CDS encoding pyruvate dehydrogenase complex dihydrolipoamide acetyltransferase, whose amino-acid sequence MPFTFTMPKLSPTMETGTIAKWHKKEGEFVEAGELIIEVATDKATVEHNALDEGWLRKILINEGEEAIVNQAIAIFTEEEKESIERYQPESPVPELEEVSEEAEEDKPEEEKKVISKPSSGLSQPSFIPEEPLKNYVFKTPEELLTERVKATPLAKKLAKERGLDLTTVNGTGPGGRIVSDDLAFAQSSGPVVFGKRERPALPPGTYEEEKPSPMRQVIGQRLQEAKTFIPHFYITQAVDAEPMHQVREQLRTVGIKVSFNDFVMRACALALREHPHVNSGFNSVNQTMIRFKTIDIAFAVSVDGGLITPIIRYADYKNLGEISVEVRHLAKKAREGKLDLKEFKGGSFTISNLGMYGITDFQAIINPPQAVILSVGGIHNIPVVKNNAVVPGKVMNISVSCDHRVVDGVAGAEFIKTVQKYLENPASLLI is encoded by the coding sequence ATGCCGTTTACATTCACGATGCCCAAACTCTCTCCGACGATGGAAACAGGAACGATTGCAAAGTGGCATAAAAAAGAGGGGGAATTCGTTGAAGCGGGAGAGTTGATCATTGAAGTTGCGACCGATAAGGCGACAGTGGAGCACAACGCCCTTGATGAGGGATGGTTGCGCAAAATCCTAATCAATGAAGGGGAAGAAGCGATCGTCAATCAGGCGATCGCTATCTTTACGGAAGAGGAAAAGGAAAGCATTGAAAGGTATCAGCCGGAATCACCTGTTCCCGAATTAGAAGAAGTTTCTGAAGAGGCTGAAGAAGATAAACCCGAAGAAGAAAAAAAAGTTATTTCAAAGCCATCTTCTGGATTGTCTCAGCCGTCGTTCATTCCGGAAGAACCGTTAAAAAATTATGTATTTAAAACGCCTGAAGAGCTGCTAACGGAACGGGTGAAGGCGACTCCGTTGGCGAAGAAATTGGCCAAGGAGCGGGGGCTTGATCTTACGACAGTTAACGGGACAGGTCCTGGCGGCAGGATCGTTAGCGACGATCTTGCATTTGCGCAATCGTCTGGCCCTGTAGTTTTTGGAAAACGTGAAAGGCCGGCATTGCCGCCTGGTACTTACGAAGAAGAGAAACCCTCTCCTATGCGCCAGGTGATTGGACAGCGGTTGCAGGAAGCAAAAACGTTTATTCCTCACTTTTACATCACACAGGCAGTTGATGCAGAGCCGATGCATCAAGTGCGTGAGCAGCTAAGAACGGTGGGAATAAAAGTGTCGTTCAACGATTTTGTGATGCGGGCATGTGCCTTGGCACTTCGCGAACATCCCCATGTAAATAGTGGGTTCAATAGTGTTAATCAGACCATGATCCGATTTAAAACAATTGACATCGCATTTGCCGTCAGCGTTGATGGAGGGTTGATCACCCCGATCATCCGGTATGCGGACTATAAGAATTTGGGAGAGATTTCTGTAGAAGTGCGTCATTTGGCTAAAAAAGCGCGCGAGGGGAAATTGGATCTGAAAGAGTTTAAAGGAGGATCTTTCACAATTTCGAATTTAGGCATGTATGGGATCACCGATTTTCAGGCAATTATCAATCCTCCTCAAGCTGTGATTCTTTCAGTGGGAGGGATTCATAATATCCCGGTTGTGAAAAACAATGCTGTTGTCCCTGGTAAAGTGATGAATATTAGCGTGTCTTGCGATCATCGCGTCGTTGATGGAGTCGCAGGAGCTGAGTTTATCAAGACAGTTCAGAAATATTTGGAAAATCCCGCTTCTTTATTAATCTAG
- a CDS encoding dicarboxylate/amino acid:cation symporter — translation MFFKKLSRQSQSLAAAILLGLFAGYANHPTMDAAASVVSEIFINLLKLVSLPIIFLSIVSTASGMDSIDEIKSIGKKVIKYTLLTTVIAATFALIIFVTIDPVRSVVSKAPPVDLESGSLPGYMHYLINIIPSNIIQPFSDNSVIGVLFLAMLLSFAILSLPQEKRKLLNSFFSGLYAAIMKITTWIVQLMPFAIWAFITLFVKDVRSGMEMKSIALYLACVLIANLVQAFVVLPILLKIKKMSPVKIAWGMMPALSLAFFSKSSSAALPMAMKCAEERVSVSRKVASFSLPLCTTINMNACAAFILTTVLFVSMSNGITYTPAELVFWIFIATIAAVGNAGVPMGCYFISSAFLAAMNVPLNILGVILPFYAMIDMLETAINVWSDSCVTTIVQKEMDQEESAAAIVSAV, via the coding sequence ATGTTTTTTAAGAAGCTTTCCCGTCAAAGCCAATCTCTTGCAGCAGCTATTCTTTTGGGGCTTTTCGCAGGCTATGCGAATCATCCAACCATGGATGCGGCGGCTTCGGTTGTCTCCGAAATTTTTATTAATCTTCTTAAGCTAGTTAGTTTGCCGATTATTTTTCTTTCCATTGTCTCGACGGCATCTGGAATGGACAGCATTGATGAGATCAAGTCGATCGGGAAAAAAGTGATCAAGTACACTCTTTTGACAACAGTGATTGCAGCAACATTTGCGTTGATCATTTTTGTGACAATCGATCCTGTCAGAAGCGTTGTTTCCAAAGCTCCTCCTGTTGACTTGGAATCAGGCTCTCTTCCCGGATATATGCATTATTTGATCAATATCATTCCGAGCAACATTATTCAGCCTTTTAGCGACAATAGCGTGATCGGAGTTTTATTTTTGGCGATGCTGCTGAGCTTTGCTATTCTCAGTCTTCCTCAGGAGAAGCGAAAACTGCTTAATTCTTTTTTCTCAGGGTTATATGCAGCGATTATGAAGATTACAACTTGGATTGTGCAATTAATGCCGTTTGCGATTTGGGCATTTATCACGTTATTTGTCAAAGATGTTCGAAGCGGCATGGAAATGAAAAGCATCGCCCTGTATCTGGCTTGTGTCTTGATTGCTAATTTGGTCCAAGCTTTTGTTGTGCTGCCAATTTTATTGAAAATTAAGAAAATGTCTCCTGTTAAAATTGCTTGGGGAATGATGCCCGCGCTCTCGTTGGCGTTTTTCTCCAAATCTTCCAGTGCAGCGCTCCCGATGGCGATGAAATGCGCAGAGGAGCGGGTGAGTGTTTCCCGCAAGGTTGCAAGTTTCAGCCTTCCCCTTTGCACGACGATCAACATGAATGCTTGTGCTGCGTTTATCTTAACGACAGTTCTGTTTGTTTCGATGAGTAATGGAATCACCTATACACCCGCGGAGCTGGTTTTTTGGATTTTCATTGCCACAATTGCAGCTGTCGGAAACGCCGGCGTTCCGATGGGATGCTATTTTATCTCCAGTGCATTTTTAGCTGCAATGAATGTTCCTTTGAATATTTTGGGGGTGATTCTCCCTTTCTATGCGATGATCGATATGCTTGAAACAGCCATCAACGTATGGTCGGATTCATGTGTGACGACGATTGTGCAGAAGGAAATGGATCAGGAAGAGTCAGCTGCCGCAATTGTTTCAGCTGTGTAA